The following are encoded in a window of Candidatus Fluviicola riflensis genomic DNA:
- a CDS encoding asparagine--tRNA ligase, which produces MKRTKIAEVLGQPEVGATYCVKGWVRAFRSNRFIQLNDGSTINNLQAVVDFEQFDETTLKKITTASAVGLTGVLAESQGSGQAVELMVSAIEIIGEAHPDDVQKTVMQPKKHSLEFLREQAHLRFRTNTFGAVFRVRHAVSFAIHQFFNDRGFYYIHTPIITGSDAEGAGEMFRVTNLDAAQPPLKEDGTVDYEQDFFGKQVNLTVSGQLEGELASMGLGSIYTFGPTFRAENSNTSRHLAEFWMIEPEVAFNDITDNMDLAENMLKYICQYVMDNCKDDLAFLNEREATEQQSKPQNERSELSLIDRLQFVVANDFKRITYTEAVDLLMNSSHYKKKKFKYDVSWGTDLQSEHERYLVEKEFKRPVIITDYPASFKAFYMRANEGCEAGKETVAAMDILFPGIGEMVGGSQREERLDILKKKCADFGIHEEELWWYLDTRRFGSVPHAGFGLGFERMVMFVTGMSNIRDVIPFPRTPQNAEF; this is translated from the coding sequence ATGAAACGAACAAAAATTGCAGAAGTATTGGGCCAACCTGAAGTTGGTGCTACGTATTGTGTGAAAGGATGGGTGCGGGCGTTCCGCAGTAACCGCTTTATTCAACTGAATGACGGTTCTACCATCAATAATCTGCAAGCCGTAGTTGACTTTGAGCAATTTGATGAAACGACGCTGAAAAAGATCACAACTGCTTCAGCGGTTGGGCTTACAGGCGTTTTGGCAGAATCACAGGGAAGCGGACAAGCTGTGGAATTAATGGTTTCAGCCATCGAGATCATTGGTGAAGCACATCCTGACGATGTACAAAAAACGGTGATGCAACCCAAAAAACACAGCTTGGAATTTTTACGCGAACAGGCACATTTGCGTTTCCGTACCAATACATTCGGAGCCGTATTTCGTGTGCGTCATGCGGTGAGTTTCGCGATTCATCAATTTTTCAACGATCGTGGGTTTTACTACATCCATACACCGATCATTACCGGTTCTGATGCCGAAGGTGCCGGTGAAATGTTTCGCGTGACAAATCTTGACGCCGCGCAACCACCGTTGAAAGAAGACGGTACGGTTGATTACGAACAGGATTTCTTCGGGAAACAAGTAAACTTAACCGTTTCGGGTCAGCTGGAAGGTGAATTGGCTTCCATGGGATTGGGTTCCATTTATACATTCGGGCCGACGTTCCGTGCGGAAAATTCCAACACATCTCGCCACCTGGCTGAGTTCTGGATGATCGAACCGGAAGTGGCATTCAACGATATCACAGACAACATGGATTTAGCTGAAAACATGCTGAAATACATTTGTCAATACGTGATGGACAACTGCAAAGACGACCTGGCATTCCTCAACGAGCGCGAAGCCACCGAGCAGCAATCGAAACCGCAAAACGAACGCAGCGAATTGTCGTTGATTGATCGTTTGCAGTTTGTGGTAGCGAATGATTTTAAACGCATCACCTATACGGAAGCCGTCGATTTGCTGATGAATTCCAGCCATTATAAAAAGAAGAAATTCAAGTACGACGTGAGCTGGGGAACCGATTTGCAAAGCGAACACGAACGTTACCTCGTAGAAAAAGAATTCAAACGTCCTGTCATCATTACCGATTATCCGGCTTCGTTCAAGGCGTTCTACATGCGCGCCAATGAAGGTTGTGAGGCCGGTAAGGAAACCGTTGCTGCGATGGACATTCTGTTCCCGGGCATCGGTGAAATGGTAGGTGGTTCGCAGCGTGAAGAGCGTTTGGACATCCTGAAGAAAAAATGTGCTGATTTCGGAATTCACGAAGAAGAATTGTGGTGGTATCTTGATACACGCCGGTTCGGATCGGTGCCGCACGCCGGTTTCGGACTCGGATTTGAACGCATGGTGATGTTCGTAACCGGCATGTCAAACATCCGTGACGTTATTCCTTTTCCACGAACACCGCAAAACGCGGAATTCTAG
- a CDS encoding rifampin ADP-ribosyl transferase has translation METVNSPTSQKFYHGTKADLKQGDLLSPGFNSNYGQQNKAKFIYFTATMDAAIWGAELAVGQGRGRIYMVEPTGAFEDDPNLTDKKFPGNPTKSYRTKHPLRVIGEVADWQGHAPEQLQAMKDNLERLKQLGIEAIED, from the coding sequence ATGGAAACAGTTAACAGCCCAACTTCTCAGAAATTTTACCACGGCACAAAAGCAGATCTGAAACAAGGAGATTTGCTTTCACCCGGCTTCAATTCCAATTACGGCCAGCAAAACAAGGCAAAGTTCATCTATTTTACTGCCACGATGGACGCCGCTATTTGGGGAGCTGAACTTGCCGTGGGCCAAGGACGGGGCAGAATCTATATGGTGGAACCAACCGGAGCATTTGAAGACGATCCGAACCTGACGGACAAAAAATTCCCGGGGAATCCGACAAAATCATACCGCACAAAGCATCCGCTCCGGGTAATCGGTGAAGTTGCCGATTGGCAGGGACACGCGCCGGAACAGCTCCAGGCAATGAAAGATAATCTTGAGCGGTTGAAACAGTTGGGGATTGAAGCGATAGAAGATTAA
- the rpoN gene encoding RNA polymerase sigma-54 factor, with the protein MALRQQLSQKLEQRLSPQQIQLMKLLQVPTMELDQRIKQELEENPALEEGPDEMDEEYDNEDDEYNNDEDYDSDDDFDLSDYFDDDTPDYKTQANNTSKDDEERAVPLSVEASFQEKLTDQLHLLDLDDNQFLIADTIIGNLDESGYLNREVEAIVDDLAFSANLTVTEAEVELVLRLVQELDPAGIGARDLRECLILQIERKQDGNITLYTAKKILLDHFEEFTKKHYDKIQKKLEIGDQDLKEAIDAIIRLNPKPGGSMKEGAKSLQQVIPDFLITEFEGRLDISINARNTPDLKVSREYEQLMRSYAEGAKTSKSDKDALTFVKSKLEGAKWFIDAIKQRNNTLLTTMEAIMNYQKEYFLSGDETKMKPMILKDIAEIVGLDISTISRVANSKYVQTSYGVFSLKYFFSESLSTDSGEEVSTREVKKILSDAISVENKLKPLTDEHLAKLLNDKGYNIARRTIAKYREQLNIPVARLRKEL; encoded by the coding sequence ATGGCGCTCAGACAACAACTTTCGCAGAAACTCGAACAACGCTTATCTCCACAGCAGATTCAACTCATGAAGTTGTTACAGGTTCCTACGATGGAATTGGACCAACGGATCAAGCAGGAACTGGAGGAAAATCCAGCGCTGGAAGAAGGTCCTGACGAGATGGATGAGGAGTACGACAACGAAGACGACGAGTACAACAACGACGAGGATTACGATAGTGATGATGATTTTGATTTGAGCGATTATTTCGACGACGATACGCCCGATTATAAAACACAAGCCAACAATACCAGCAAAGACGACGAAGAACGCGCTGTTCCGCTTTCGGTAGAAGCTTCTTTCCAGGAAAAACTCACTGATCAGCTGCATTTGCTCGATTTGGACGATAATCAGTTCCTGATTGCCGATACCATTATTGGAAACCTGGACGAATCGGGTTATCTGAACCGCGAAGTAGAAGCGATTGTGGATGATTTAGCCTTTTCGGCGAATCTTACCGTGACCGAAGCAGAAGTGGAACTGGTGTTGCGTTTGGTGCAGGAATTGGATCCGGCGGGAATCGGAGCACGCGATTTGCGCGAATGCCTGATTTTACAAATCGAACGCAAACAGGACGGAAATATCACGCTTTACACGGCCAAGAAAATCCTGCTGGACCATTTTGAAGAATTTACGAAAAAGCACTACGATAAAATCCAGAAAAAACTGGAAATCGGCGACCAGGATTTAAAAGAAGCCATTGATGCGATCATTCGCCTGAATCCGAAACCGGGAGGCTCCATGAAAGAAGGCGCCAAAAGTTTACAACAGGTAATTCCTGATTTTCTGATCACCGAATTTGAAGGCCGGTTAGACATTTCGATCAACGCCCGCAATACACCCGATTTGAAAGTAAGCCGCGAATACGAACAACTGATGCGCAGCTACGCTGAGGGTGCCAAAACGTCGAAATCGGACAAAGATGCGCTGACATTCGTGAAATCGAAACTTGAAGGTGCCAAGTGGTTCATCGATGCCATCAAACAGCGGAATAACACCTTGCTGACAACGATGGAAGCCATCATGAATTACCAGAAAGAGTATTTCCTGAGCGGCGACGAAACCAAGATGAAACCAATGATCCTGAAAGACATTGCTGAGATTGTAGGTTTGGATATTTCGACCATTTCGCGTGTTGCCAATAGTAAATACGTACAGACTTCCTACGGTGTGTTTTCACTGAAATATTTCTTCTCCGAATCACTTTCAACCGACTCCGGCGAAGAAGTTTCAACCCGTGAGGTAAAGAAAATCTTGTCCGACGCCATTTCGGTAGAAAACAAACTGAAACCACTCACAGACGAACATCTGGCCAAATTGCTCAACGACAAAGGCTACAATATTGCGCGCAGAACCATTGCCAAGTACCGCGAACAATTGAATATTCCAGTGGCACGCTTACGCAAAGAACTCTGA
- a CDS encoding ribosome biogenesis GTPase Der — protein sequence MGNIIAIVGRPNVGKSTLFNRLTESNRAIVKEISGVTRDRIYGRGEWNGIPFSVIDTGGYVHGSDDIFEGEIRKQVEIAIDEANVILFMVDTMTGIVDLDETVAAMLRKTKKKVLVIANKVDNTDRVGMSSEFWSFGLGEVFDLSAANGSGTGEILDEVVKYFEKEDPRGEEEAGLPRIAVVGKPNVGKSSFINSLTGEERNIVTDISGTTRDAINTRFKAFGFDFMLIDTAGIRKKAKVTEDIEFYSVLRSVRTIESSDVCVFMIDATEGLQKQDLHIFYVIEKNHKGVVVLVNKWDLVEKDHKTSLEFEEQLRRDLAPFNDVPIVFTSTITKQRMHKALEKVMEVHENRIRKIPTSVLNDTLQAIIAATPPPSIKGKYIKIKYIQQLPTHAPAFAFFCNLPQYIPDSYKRFLENRLREKFNFEGVPVRIFFRRK from the coding sequence ATGGGAAATATTATTGCCATCGTAGGCCGGCCGAATGTCGGAAAATCGACCTTATTCAATCGGTTAACAGAATCCAATCGTGCAATCGTAAAAGAAATCAGTGGTGTAACGCGTGATCGTATTTATGGTCGTGGCGAATGGAACGGAATTCCGTTTTCGGTAATCGACACCGGTGGTTATGTACACGGATCCGACGATATTTTTGAAGGAGAAATTCGCAAGCAGGTTGAAATCGCTATCGACGAAGCTAACGTAATCTTGTTTATGGTAGATACCATGACCGGAATTGTTGACCTCGACGAAACAGTAGCCGCGATGCTGCGCAAAACCAAGAAAAAAGTGTTGGTAATCGCCAACAAAGTAGATAATACCGACCGCGTTGGTATGTCAAGTGAATTCTGGTCGTTCGGTTTGGGCGAAGTATTCGACTTATCTGCCGCCAACGGATCGGGAACCGGGGAAATCCTAGATGAGGTAGTGAAATACTTCGAAAAAGAAGATCCACGTGGTGAAGAAGAAGCCGGCTTACCGCGCATTGCTGTTGTGGGGAAACCGAACGTCGGAAAATCATCGTTTATCAATTCCCTTACCGGCGAAGAACGCAACATTGTTACCGATATTTCAGGAACTACGCGTGATGCGATCAATACCCGTTTCAAAGCTTTCGGCTTCGATTTCATGCTCATCGATACAGCCGGAATCAGAAAGAAAGCCAAAGTAACTGAAGACATTGAGTTTTACTCGGTATTGCGCTCAGTGCGTACAATTGAGAGCTCTGATGTGTGTGTGTTTATGATCGACGCTACCGAAGGTTTGCAAAAACAGGATCTGCATATTTTCTACGTCATCGAGAAAAATCACAAAGGTGTTGTTGTGTTGGTGAACAAGTGGGATTTGGTCGAAAAAGACCACAAAACCAGTTTGGAATTCGAAGAGCAATTGCGCCGTGATCTGGCTCCGTTCAACGATGTGCCGATTGTATTTACGTCTACCATTACCAAACAACGTATGCACAAGGCGCTTGAGAAAGTAATGGAAGTACACGAAAACCGGATTCGTAAAATTCCGACTTCGGTGTTGAACGATACCTTACAAGCGATTATTGCTGCAACTCCGCCGCCATCCATCAAAGGAAAATACATCAAGATCAAATACATTCAGCAGTTACCCACGCACGCTCCGGCGTTTGCCTTTTTCTGTAACCTGCCGCAATACATTCCGGATTCCTACAAGCGTTTCCTCGAAAATCGTTTGCGTGAAAAGTTCAACTTCGAAGGTGTTCCGGTGAGGATTTTCTTCCGAAGAAAGTAA
- a CDS encoding ATPase — protein MIRRVIVQHLQADLFQGKAILLFGPRQVGKTTVLEELLKDQNQPYLILNADETDVRESLENTTSTALRNLFGDNKIVFIDEAQRVHNIGLTLKLITDQIKDVQVIASGSSAFDLASQTQESLTGRKYEHLLLPVSFTEMVTHHGLLEEKRLLQQRMIYGYYPEIVSNPSKAEKHIKLLANSYLYKDLLQLESMKKPALLTKILKALALQVGSEVSFQEISRLVNADYHTVEKYIALLQKTFVIFTLPAFSRNVRNEIRKGQKIYFYDNGIRNSVIGNFHGLENRTDVGALWENFLLAERMKYLNQQGIDRDTYFWRTTQQQEIDYLEEDANGIIAFEFKWNARKLPRFSKTFLNAYEVNSTEVITPENFTGFLGLDF, from the coding sequence ATGATACGTCGCGTTATTGTCCAACATTTACAAGCGGACCTTTTCCAGGGAAAGGCGATTTTGCTTTTTGGTCCGAGGCAAGTAGGCAAAACAACCGTTTTGGAAGAGCTACTTAAAGATCAGAATCAACCATATCTGATTCTCAATGCTGATGAAACCGATGTGCGGGAATCATTGGAAAACACTACGAGTACAGCTTTACGTAATTTATTTGGCGATAACAAAATTGTATTTATTGACGAAGCGCAACGGGTACACAATATCGGACTTACACTAAAACTGATCACCGATCAAATCAAGGATGTACAAGTAATTGCTTCCGGATCATCAGCATTTGATTTGGCTTCTCAAACGCAGGAATCGCTAACCGGGCGCAAGTACGAACATTTGTTACTTCCGGTTTCGTTTACAGAAATGGTCACGCACCATGGTTTATTAGAGGAAAAACGATTGTTGCAGCAGCGCATGATTTATGGTTATTATCCCGAAATTGTAAGTAACCCGTCAAAAGCAGAAAAACACATTAAACTATTAGCTAATAGCTATTTGTACAAAGACTTGTTGCAGTTGGAATCGATGAAAAAACCTGCATTATTGACCAAAATACTCAAAGCTTTGGCTCTGCAAGTAGGTAGTGAGGTTTCGTTTCAGGAAATCAGTCGTTTGGTAAATGCGGATTATCATACGGTGGAAAAATACATCGCCCTGCTGCAAAAAACATTTGTGATTTTTACGCTTCCGGCTTTTAGCAGAAACGTACGAAATGAAATCCGTAAAGGGCAAAAGATTTACTTCTATGATAATGGTATTCGCAATTCGGTGATCGGGAATTTTCATGGATTGGAAAATCGTACGGATGTGGGAGCGTTGTGGGAAAATTTTCTGCTGGCGGAACGCATGAAATACCTTAATCAACAGGGAATTGATCGCGACACGTATTTTTGGAGAACAACACAGCAGCAGGAAATCGATTACCTGGAAGAAGATGCGAATGGAATCATTGCATTCGAATTCAAATGGAATGCACGTAAATTACCACGCTTTTCAAAAACGTTTCTCAACGCCTATGAGGTGAATTCAACTGAGGTGATTACTCCGGAGAATTTCACCGGCTTCTTAGGATTAGACTTCTAA
- a CDS encoding endonuclease: MFVTYVLYSITHDKIYVGYTSDLIDRFHSHNELATKGFTIKFRPWTVEYVEFFDSKVEAMRREKELKSIT; this comes from the coding sequence ATGTTTGTTACCTACGTACTCTACTCAATTACCCATGACAAAATCTATGTTGGATATACTTCCGACTTAATTGATCGATTTCATTCTCACAATGAATTGGCAACTAAAGGATTTACAATAAAATTCCGTCCGTGGACCGTTGAGTATGTCGAATTTTTTGATTCAAAGGTGGAGGCAATGAGACGAGAAAAGGAACTAAAATCCATCACGTGA
- a CDS encoding GTPase Era, translating to MSHKSAFVNIVGSPNVGKSTLMNGLVGEKLSIVTSKAQTTRHRIHGLVNGEDHQIVFSDTPGVVNASYKLHEAMMSYVEASFKDADILLFITDMHENEMNHKETLERIVKLNIPVLLIINKIDLGDQDKVVARRQYWQEQVPNAEIIPVSALHKFNIDRIWERILELAPEGPAYFDKEELSDRPMRFFVAEMIREKIFLHCDKEVPYACQVEIETYQESEKIVHIRALIIVERDSQKGILIGKGGDMLKRIGKEARLDMEAFIGQKVFLETFVKVDKDWRASEQKLKKYGY from the coding sequence ATGTCTCACAAATCTGCTTTCGTAAACATCGTCGGTAGCCCAAATGTTGGGAAATCAACGCTCATGAACGGATTGGTGGGCGAAAAACTCTCCATCGTTACCTCGAAAGCGCAAACCACGCGTCACCGTATTCACGGGCTGGTAAACGGTGAAGATCACCAGATTGTATTTTCCGATACACCCGGTGTGGTAAACGCCTCCTATAAATTGCACGAAGCAATGATGAGCTACGTAGAAGCATCTTTTAAAGATGCTGACATCCTGCTTTTCATTACCGACATGCACGAGAATGAAATGAATCACAAAGAAACGCTGGAACGCATTGTGAAACTCAATATTCCGGTGTTGCTGATCATTAATAAAATCGATCTGGGTGACCAGGATAAAGTGGTTGCACGCCGTCAATACTGGCAGGAACAAGTTCCGAATGCCGAAATTATCCCGGTTTCCGCCCTGCATAAATTCAACATCGACCGGATTTGGGAACGCATCCTGGAATTGGCGCCCGAAGGCCCGGCTTATTTCGACAAAGAGGAATTGTCTGACCGCCCGATGCGCTTTTTCGTTGCCGAAATGATCCGCGAGAAAATTTTCCTTCACTGCGATAAAGAAGTGCCGTATGCCTGCCAGGTGGAAATAGAAACCTACCAGGAATCGGAGAAAATCGTTCACATTCGTGCATTGATCATCGTTGAACGCGATTCACAAAAAGGAATCCTGATCGGTAAAGGTGGTGACATGCTGAAACGAATCGGAAAAGAAGCGCGCCTCGACATGGAAGCATTCATTGGCCAGAAAGTGTTTTTGGAAACTTTCGTAAAGGTGGATAAAGACTGGCGGGCGAGCGAGCAGAAGTTGAAGAAATATGGATATTAA